The genomic DNA tctatatctatatataatatattttgaccTCCTTTTTTATCCAAGGGAGTTAATAGGGTTAAAGTAGTATTTAAActcattatattttaattatttactcctttaatatataaattattttatcaacTCTCTAAAATTTATATCTTTAATAAATATACTTGCAAATAATCTATGAAACGCGCAATGATTatgcatattatttattttattaaataaacatattaatttagGAAAGTGGTTGttatatttttaacatattgATCGTAACAAATACAATTAAAAGATTGATGTAATATtgctaataaaatattaattatttctaattattgtattaatatacaaataataaaataacggATCGCTTAGTCAAGATAATTAGTAATGATATTGATTATTTAGTGGTACTTAAAAGAACCACCGTCCAAGAACAAGGCTTTACTAAAAGAAGATATTCGTTCCAGTATTCTTGTGCAATcaagtaataattaaaatttttttcttgtATCTAGGCTTCGCGTATTTTCCTTTCTACCCAAAAGAACACAAAAAGTCTAATATGTGTTCAAAATACATTGAAGCAGATAGAAAAAGGAGGAAACTGATTATTGAATTGTTGTTATATCCGTTGGCTTGCTTTCAATTACTATTATGTGATGTATGAAtagttttatttttctctttgtaTAAAAATGTATCttctaaatttaatatatttagccataataaaaattttgaattttaataaataacactAGTAACTAAAATAGAATTTTAACTGAAGACGTGAATTcgaacaattaaaaataatttcaccaTTGAAAGTTCAATTCtttaataattttcatattttttcagCAACatgacatttttttttcattttaatctgTAGGCACTAGGCATCAATAATTCAAAAATgatttcaaaattaatttttttaccttcatcaattttcaaaatatgatattatttagctttagaaaaaaaaaacacgtATTGTAAttctttatttcattaaaatacttGAAACCACGAGAGCCTACCATTGCGAAGTTTTGAAGGCTGAAAAATCCATTTGCAAAAGTAGAGTATTTTCTTTGCCTGTAAATGCTTCTACAAACAATATGATGAAAATAAATATGGGAGAGAATGAACAAATTATGCAAACAAAATCACAAAAACTATCGATCTCCCCCATCAAAATCAATAAAATACTGCACCTCCTACAGTTCTCAATCTTCTCTCTGCATACTTGTCGGCTTTGACACTGAAATGAGCTTAGTACACAATAACAGATGAAGATCATACACCAACTATATGATATAAGGGCTATTTTTATCAGCTTTTAAGATCCAAAACTGGCATTGACGAACAGCTTGTACCTTTACTAGTTTACACGTTTCATTCAATGGCGCTTCTTGCCACCACGACCACCACCTTTCTTCTTCCCTCCGTTCTTTTTACcacttccctttttctttttccctttattAAAAGGGTGACCATCAAAGTCATTGTCTTTAGCGGGAGACTTGTGAAACAAATGCTTCACATCGAGTACACCATTTTTAAAATGGCCTTCACTTGACTTCAAAACCCTGTCCTCAGGCCTCCGCTTGTCTGTGGATCCTTTAGTGCCACTACCACCACCAAGCTTTCCTCTAAATCGGCCAAGAATCATATTCTGAAGTTCAAAAACGAAAAGAGTAATGATCCACAAAAGTTTTTGTATCAGCTTAAAGCATCATGATCTATATTACCAGGACTCTTATGTTTTCTTAGGTAATCATGCTCAGACCTGTATGCTAAACATGCATACATAGGTATGAGAATGACCTTCCAAATATATgagaaaacttttaaaaaattgagTCCATTCTGAGTCCGGATAACATAGATTATGGCCAAAAGGCAATGAAAGTAAACCACCTCTTGAAgcattttctcttctcttttcttttgattcTTCATGACCGCCTTAGCAACACTCAGAGGTAATCTCTGCCTCTTAGGGGGCTGCTTTCAGGAAAGCAAAAGCtaatgttaaaaataatttaaaatagcaATCACTCTGCAGTTTTCACAGTTTTATATTTCTGAAGACGAAAGTCCTTACCTTTCCACCCAAAGAAACCACCTTCCTATTCTCAATCTCTTTCCTCTCCTTCCATGTCATGTGGGAGGATCCTAAAATGTAAAAAACAGAAGTCATCAAAACCACTATATAACTACATAGAGAATTACAATCCATAATTGGAAGGGGTGAAAATTTCGAAACAAAGCTTCAATCATATCACATATTGGAGCCTATGTTACCCGGACTCCCCATTTTCTCTAAAACATCAGTGTCTTGACATATATTTGGATATGGAGTATGAAAGTATAATCTTTTAAACATATGAAAAATGTATCTCACACTTACTCCAATTCCAGATGACATAGCATAGAGCTAAGCTTGTTTGATCTATTCTCAAAGTAAGTCAAGACATATATGTTTTGAGAGCAATATAATTCCCAGTAAGCTTCCAAAATCTAAACATTCGAACTATTTCAAAAAATCTCCAAGAACTCACAGCTTTTCATCAAATTTTGAGGCATATCAGTCCACACCCTAAAACTCTCGAACAAAAGCCAGATACATAGAAGCGTAAAAATTACTTACAGCATTATTATGAAGCCCAAGTAAGCTTTAAGTCCTAAAAATCTATATTTCACCTTCGTTGCAGCAAATTATAAGCAGCAAGAATGGAATTTTCATTGTTCTTGATGGAACAAACAGATTTGAAAGATTTCGACAAAAGCAACCAAATCAAAAACAAAATCTACCCAATTCAAACAAATTAGAGAAACTACAACAACACTCAccaaaacaaccaaatttaatacTAATATCACCCAACGGTAAACAAAGGCAACACCCTAAATCTTAACCGGCATTGTTTATATGACCATTTAACTACTTTCTAAGCCAATTGAGGTTGCTTGGATgacaaaaacataaattaaaaaatataaaaacaaaattttaaaaaaaagaaagaaagaggggAGCAAATACCAAGAAACTGGATATCTTTCATAATGTTTTTAATGTTGAAGCCGTGGTCATTGGCGGCGTCCATCTGATTCCCCGGCTCTTCCTTCTTCTTCGTCATCTTGGCCACTGCCAGATTTATACGGATATAAAAGGAATAGCTTAAATTTGAAAGTATTGATGTGGGAATGGAAATCCTGGATTTGAAAAGGGGGAACAGTGAGATGGGGTTTCAGAGTCGGCTTTTGCTTTCGCTCTCCCGGTCGCTCGCTTGCCGTATGTATCAGTAATTCATGTTCTGTAGGGCAAATAACTGGGGCTGGGTCTAATAGGCTTTTAtgctaattggcccaactaat from Gossypium arboreum isolate Shixiya-1 chromosome 9, ASM2569848v2, whole genome shotgun sequence includes the following:
- the LOC108454656 gene encoding uncharacterized protein LOC108454656 → MTKKKEEPGNQMDAANDHGFNIKNIMKDIQFLGSSHMTWKERKEIENRKVVSLGGKPPKRQRLPLSVAKAVMKNQKKREEKMLQENMILGRFRGKLGGGSGTKGSTDKRRPEDRVLKSSEGHFKNGVLDVKHLFHKSPAKDNDFDGHPFNKGKKKKGSGKKNGGKKKGGGRGGKKRH